A window of the Halichoerus grypus chromosome 2, mHalGry1.hap1.1, whole genome shotgun sequence genome harbors these coding sequences:
- the ITGB3 gene encoding integrin beta-3 isoform X2, producing MDLSYSMKDDLSSIQNLGTKLASQMHKLTSNLRIGFGAFVDKPVSPYMYISPPEALKNPCYDMKTTCLPMFGYKHVLTLTDQVTRFNEEVKKQSVSRNRDAPEGGFDAIMQATVCDEKIGWRNDASHLLVFTTDAKTHIALDGRLAGIVQPNDGQCHVGSDNHYSASTTMDYPSLGLMTEKLSQKNINLIFAVTANVVNLYQNYSELIPGTTVGILSTDSSNVLQLIVDAYGKIRSKVELEVRDLPEELSLSFNATCLNNEVIPGLKSCVGLKIGDTVSFSIEAKVRGCPQEKEKSFTIKPVGFKDSLTVQVTFDCDCECQAQAETSSDRCNHGNGTFECGVCLCGPGWLGSQCECSEEDYRPSQQDECSPQEGQPACSQRGECLCGQCVCHSSDFGKITGKYCECDDFSCVRYKGEMCSGHGQCSCGDCLCDSDWTGYYCNCTTRTDTCMSSNGLLCSGRGKCECGSCVCIQPGSYGDTCEKCPTCPDACTFKKECVECKKFDRGALHEDNTCNRYCRDEIESVKELKDTGKDAVNCTYKNEDDCVVRFQYYEDSSGKSILYVVEEPECPKGPDILVVLLSVMGAILLIGLATLLIWKLLITIHDRKEFAKFEEERARAKWDTANNPLYKEATSTFTNITYRGT from the exons ATGGACCTGTCTTACTCCATGAAGGATGATCTGTCGAGCATCCAGAACCTAGGCACCAAGCTGGCCTCCCAGATGCACAAGCTCACCAGTAACTTGCGGATTGGCTTCGGGGCTTTCGTGGACAAGCCCGTGTCACCATACATGTACATCTCCCCACCAGAGGCCCTCAAAAACCCCTGCTATGA tatGAAGACCACCTGTTTGCCTATGTTTGGCTACAAACATGTGCTGACGCTAACTGACCAGGTGACCCGCTTCAATGAAGAAGTGAAGAAGCAGAGTGTGTCGCGGAACCGAGATGCCCCAGAGGGTGGCTTTGATGCCATCATGCAGGCTACAGTCTGTGAT gagaaGATTGGCTGGAGGAACGACGCATCCCACTTGCTGGTGTTTACCACTGATGCCAAGACCCATATAGCGCTGGATGGAAGGCTGGCAGGCATTGTCCAGCCCAATGATGGGCAGTGTCACGTTGGAAGTGACAACCATTACTCTGCCTCCACTACCATG GATTATCCCTCTCTGGGGCTGATGACCGAGAAGCTATCTCAGAAAAACATCAATTTGATCTTTGCAGTAACTGCAAATGTAGTCAATCTCTACCAG AACTACAGTGAGCTCATCCCAGGGACCACAGTGGGGATTCTGTCTACCGATTCCAGCAATGTCCTTCAGCTCATTGTTGATGCATATGGA AAAATCCGCTCTAAAGTAGAGCTGGAAGTGCGTGACCTCCCTGAGGAGTTGTCTCTGTCCTTCAACGCCACCTGTCTCAACAATGAGGTCATCCCAGGCCTCAAGTCTTGTGTCGGACTCAAGATTGGAGACACG GTGAGCTTCAGCATTGAGGCCAAGGTGCGCGGCTGCCCCCAGGAGAAGGAGAAGTCCTTCACCATCAAGCCTGTGGGCTTCAAAGACAGCCTCACGGTCCAGGTCACCTTTGACTGTGACTGTGAATGCCAGGCCCAGGCCGAGACTTCCAGCGACCGCTGCAACCATGGCAACGGGACGTTTGAGTGCGGGGTGTGCCTCTGCGGGCCTGGCTGGCTGGGGTCCCAGTGTGAGTGCTCGGAGGAGGACTACCGCCCCTCCCAGCAGGACGAGTGCAGCCCCCAGGAGGGCCAGCCCGCCTGCAGCCAGCGGGGCGAGTGCCTGTGCGGCCAGTGCGTCTGCCACAGCAGCGACTTCGGCAAGATCACGGGCAAGTACTGCGAGTGTGATGACTTCTCCTGTGTCCGCTACAAGGGGGAGATGTGCTCGG GCCACGGCCAGTGCAGCTGTGGGGACTGCCTGTGTGACTCAGACTGGACCGGCTACTACTGCAACTGCACCACGCGCACGGACACCTGCATGTCCAGCAACGGGTTGCTGTGCAGCGGCCGCGGCAAGTGTGAGTGCGGCAGCTGCGTGTGCATCCAGCCCGGCTCCTACGGGGACACCTGCGAGAAGTGCCCCACCTGCCCCGACGCCTGCACCTTTAAGAA GGAGTGTGTGGAGTGTAAGAAATTTGACCGAGGAGCCCTCCATGAGGACAATACCTGCAACCGTTACTGTCGTGATGAGATCGAGTCTGTGAAGGAACTTA agGATACTGGGAAGGATGCAGTGAATTGTACATACAAGAATGAGGATGATTGTGTCGTCAGATTCCAGTACTATGAAGACTCGAGTGGAAAGTCCATTCTCTATGTGGTAGAAGAGCCAG AGTGTCCCAAGGGTCCTGACATCCTGGTGGTCCTGCTTTCAGTGATGGGGGCCATTTTGCTCATTGGCCTTGCTACTCTGCTCATCTGGAAGCTCCTCATCACCATCCATGACCGGAAGGAGTTTGCTaaatttgaggaagagagagccaGAGCAAAATGGGACACA
- the ITGB3 gene encoding integrin beta-3 isoform X1 → MRARRLWAAVLVLGALAGGGGGVANICTTRGVRSCQQCLAVSPVCAWCSDEALPLGTPRCNLKENLLKDNCALESIEFPISEAHILEARPLSDKGSGDSSQITQVTPQRIALRLRPDDSKNFSIQVRQVEDYPVDIYYLMDLSYSMKDDLSSIQNLGTKLASQMHKLTSNLRIGFGAFVDKPVSPYMYISPPEALKNPCYDMKTTCLPMFGYKHVLTLTDQVTRFNEEVKKQSVSRNRDAPEGGFDAIMQATVCDEKIGWRNDASHLLVFTTDAKTHIALDGRLAGIVQPNDGQCHVGSDNHYSASTTMDYPSLGLMTEKLSQKNINLIFAVTANVVNLYQNYSELIPGTTVGILSTDSSNVLQLIVDAYGKIRSKVELEVRDLPEELSLSFNATCLNNEVIPGLKSCVGLKIGDTVSFSIEAKVRGCPQEKEKSFTIKPVGFKDSLTVQVTFDCDCECQAQAETSSDRCNHGNGTFECGVCLCGPGWLGSQCECSEEDYRPSQQDECSPQEGQPACSQRGECLCGQCVCHSSDFGKITGKYCECDDFSCVRYKGEMCSGHGQCSCGDCLCDSDWTGYYCNCTTRTDTCMSSNGLLCSGRGKCECGSCVCIQPGSYGDTCEKCPTCPDACTFKKECVECKKFDRGALHEDNTCNRYCRDEIESVKELKDTGKDAVNCTYKNEDDCVVRFQYYEDSSGKSILYVVEEPECPKGPDILVVLLSVMGAILLIGLATLLIWKLLITIHDRKEFAKFEEERARAKWDTANNPLYKEATSTFTNITYRGT, encoded by the exons TGGCCAACATCTGTACCACACGAGGTGTCCGCTCCTGCCAGCAATGTCTGGCTGTGAGTCCCGTGTGTGCCTGGTGCTCGGATGAG GCCCTGCCTCTGGGCACTCCCCGCTGTAATCTGAAGGAGAATCTGCTGAAGGATAACTGTGCCTTGGAGTCCATCGAGTTCCCCATCAGTGAGGCCCACATCCTGGAGGCCAGACCCCTCAGCGATAAGGGCTCCGGAGACAGCTCCCAGATTACTCAAGTCACCCCTCAGAGGATTGCACTCCGGCTTCGGCCAG ATGATTCAAAGAATTTCTCCATCCAAGTCCGGCAAGTGGAGGATTACCCTGTGGACATCTACTACTTGATGGACCTGTCTTACTCCATGAAGGATGATCTGTCGAGCATCCAGAACCTAGGCACCAAGCTGGCCTCCCAGATGCACAAGCTCACCAGTAACTTGCGGATTGGCTTCGGGGCTTTCGTGGACAAGCCCGTGTCACCATACATGTACATCTCCCCACCAGAGGCCCTCAAAAACCCCTGCTATGA tatGAAGACCACCTGTTTGCCTATGTTTGGCTACAAACATGTGCTGACGCTAACTGACCAGGTGACCCGCTTCAATGAAGAAGTGAAGAAGCAGAGTGTGTCGCGGAACCGAGATGCCCCAGAGGGTGGCTTTGATGCCATCATGCAGGCTACAGTCTGTGAT gagaaGATTGGCTGGAGGAACGACGCATCCCACTTGCTGGTGTTTACCACTGATGCCAAGACCCATATAGCGCTGGATGGAAGGCTGGCAGGCATTGTCCAGCCCAATGATGGGCAGTGTCACGTTGGAAGTGACAACCATTACTCTGCCTCCACTACCATG GATTATCCCTCTCTGGGGCTGATGACCGAGAAGCTATCTCAGAAAAACATCAATTTGATCTTTGCAGTAACTGCAAATGTAGTCAATCTCTACCAG AACTACAGTGAGCTCATCCCAGGGACCACAGTGGGGATTCTGTCTACCGATTCCAGCAATGTCCTTCAGCTCATTGTTGATGCATATGGA AAAATCCGCTCTAAAGTAGAGCTGGAAGTGCGTGACCTCCCTGAGGAGTTGTCTCTGTCCTTCAACGCCACCTGTCTCAACAATGAGGTCATCCCAGGCCTCAAGTCTTGTGTCGGACTCAAGATTGGAGACACG GTGAGCTTCAGCATTGAGGCCAAGGTGCGCGGCTGCCCCCAGGAGAAGGAGAAGTCCTTCACCATCAAGCCTGTGGGCTTCAAAGACAGCCTCACGGTCCAGGTCACCTTTGACTGTGACTGTGAATGCCAGGCCCAGGCCGAGACTTCCAGCGACCGCTGCAACCATGGCAACGGGACGTTTGAGTGCGGGGTGTGCCTCTGCGGGCCTGGCTGGCTGGGGTCCCAGTGTGAGTGCTCGGAGGAGGACTACCGCCCCTCCCAGCAGGACGAGTGCAGCCCCCAGGAGGGCCAGCCCGCCTGCAGCCAGCGGGGCGAGTGCCTGTGCGGCCAGTGCGTCTGCCACAGCAGCGACTTCGGCAAGATCACGGGCAAGTACTGCGAGTGTGATGACTTCTCCTGTGTCCGCTACAAGGGGGAGATGTGCTCGG GCCACGGCCAGTGCAGCTGTGGGGACTGCCTGTGTGACTCAGACTGGACCGGCTACTACTGCAACTGCACCACGCGCACGGACACCTGCATGTCCAGCAACGGGTTGCTGTGCAGCGGCCGCGGCAAGTGTGAGTGCGGCAGCTGCGTGTGCATCCAGCCCGGCTCCTACGGGGACACCTGCGAGAAGTGCCCCACCTGCCCCGACGCCTGCACCTTTAAGAA GGAGTGTGTGGAGTGTAAGAAATTTGACCGAGGAGCCCTCCATGAGGACAATACCTGCAACCGTTACTGTCGTGATGAGATCGAGTCTGTGAAGGAACTTA agGATACTGGGAAGGATGCAGTGAATTGTACATACAAGAATGAGGATGATTGTGTCGTCAGATTCCAGTACTATGAAGACTCGAGTGGAAAGTCCATTCTCTATGTGGTAGAAGAGCCAG AGTGTCCCAAGGGTCCTGACATCCTGGTGGTCCTGCTTTCAGTGATGGGGGCCATTTTGCTCATTGGCCTTGCTACTCTGCTCATCTGGAAGCTCCTCATCACCATCCATGACCGGAAGGAGTTTGCTaaatttgaggaagagagagccaGAGCAAAATGGGACACA